One Natrinema longum genomic window carries:
- a CDS encoding acyl-CoA thioesterase: protein MTDLMETVVENREMVQPNHANTLDVAHGGNVMKWMDEVGAMSAMRFSGEMCVTARVDQMNFERPIPVGDTAYITAYVYDAGTSSVKVRLLTEREDLRTRERERTTESHFVYVAIDEDNTPTTVPELTVSTEDGERLRQTALEDEL, encoded by the coding sequence ATGACTGACCTCATGGAAACGGTCGTCGAGAACCGGGAGATGGTACAGCCAAACCACGCCAACACGCTCGACGTCGCTCACGGCGGCAACGTCATGAAGTGGATGGACGAAGTCGGCGCGATGAGCGCGATGCGGTTTTCCGGTGAGATGTGTGTCACCGCACGGGTCGATCAGATGAACTTCGAACGCCCCATTCCAGTCGGCGATACGGCCTATATTACCGCTTACGTCTACGATGCCGGCACCTCGAGCGTAAAGGTCCGCTTGCTCACCGAGCGCGAGGACCTCCGGACCCGCGAGCGCGAACGGACCACCGAATCACACTTCGTCTACGTCGCGATCGACGAGGACAATACGCCGACGACGGTTCCGGAACTAACGGTCAGCACCGAGGACGGTGAGCGCCTCCGACAGACCGCACTCGAGGACGAACTCTGA
- a CDS encoding HAD-IIA family hydrolase, whose product MTDYEAVILDVDGTIVRGEELLPGATDGLRALETAGCSRLLFSNNPTRGADHYGTKLAPHGIDIDPDAVLTSATVSAAYLATTHPGEAVYLVGEERLETILDDAAVEVTAEPDAAEVVLGSFDSDFSFGTLWESLRALEDDVAFYGTDPDVTIPVDGGEIPGSGAILAAMEAVAGREADAILGKPSAIAATAAMDRLDADPSNTLVVGDRLNTDIALGSNAGMDTALVLTGVTDRTDLAAAEVEPDYVLDSLAAVETVL is encoded by the coding sequence ATGACGGACTACGAGGCGGTGATTCTCGATGTCGACGGGACGATCGTCCGCGGCGAGGAGTTGCTGCCCGGTGCGACCGACGGCTTGCGCGCACTCGAGACGGCGGGCTGTTCCCGGCTGCTCTTTTCGAACAACCCGACGCGGGGGGCCGACCACTACGGGACGAAGCTCGCACCCCACGGAATCGACATCGACCCGGACGCCGTCCTCACGTCCGCAACCGTTTCGGCGGCGTACCTCGCGACGACCCATCCCGGCGAGGCGGTTTACCTCGTCGGCGAGGAGCGACTCGAGACGATCCTCGACGACGCTGCCGTCGAGGTGACGGCGGAGCCGGACGCGGCCGAGGTCGTCCTCGGGTCGTTCGACAGCGATTTCTCGTTTGGCACGCTCTGGGAGTCCCTGCGGGCACTCGAGGACGACGTGGCCTTCTATGGAACCGACCCGGACGTGACGATCCCGGTCGACGGCGGAGAGATTCCGGGATCGGGTGCGATCCTCGCGGCAATGGAGGCCGTCGCCGGCCGCGAGGCGGACGCGATCCTCGGAAAACCGTCCGCGATCGCAGCGACAGCGGCGATGGATCGGCTCGATGCCGACCCCTCGAACACGCTGGTCGTCGGTGATCGTCTCAATACCGACATCGCACTCGGGAGCAACGCTGGCATGGATACGGCACTCGTTCTCACCGGAGTCACCGATCGGACGGATCTCGCAGCGGCCGAGGTCGAACCCGACTACGTCCTCGACTCCCTCGCCGCGGTCGAGACGGTTCTTTGA
- a CDS encoding rubrerythrin-like domain-containing protein encodes MVYTDPYTPERSYYECRDCGYREATDSLGACPECGGRTQNLAVPRD; translated from the coding sequence ATGGTCTACACGGACCCGTACACGCCGGAGCGATCGTACTACGAATGCCGGGACTGTGGCTACCGAGAAGCGACCGATTCCCTGGGGGCCTGCCCGGAATGTGGCGGCCGAACCCAAAACCTCGCGGTTCCACGCGACTGA
- a CDS encoding DUF7501 family protein — MATNTTTDWTDPVTCPFCGDELASPGAGFVDHIDDNAACEDGFDQWRENIAGDLAGEWSG; from the coding sequence ATGGCAACAAATACGACGACCGACTGGACCGACCCGGTCACATGTCCGTTCTGTGGAGACGAACTCGCGTCGCCTGGTGCTGGATTCGTCGATCACATCGACGACAACGCCGCCTGTGAGGACGGCTTCGACCAGTGGCGAGAGAACATCGCCGGTGATCTCGCCGGCGAGTGGTCGGGGTAG
- a CDS encoding rubrerythrin-like domain-containing protein — MTLEEQREYECLQCGRRETVGDALVSTCPQCGGEMRNVELIHD; from the coding sequence ATGACACTCGAGGAACAACGTGAGTACGAGTGTCTCCAGTGTGGCCGACGGGAGACGGTCGGCGACGCGCTCGTAAGCACCTGCCCACAGTGTGGGGGCGAAATGCGAAACGTCGAGTTGATCCACGACTGA
- a CDS encoding phosphoenolpyruvate carboxykinase (ATP) has product MSETGAESRPLARRLPDPTTASNVRYDPSLAELRELAAPEETTTEFGSASYVSEVRSRSADRTKNAVDDEFDDHDHELIDVAVDSTDDTELLCVDRQMGRHPEASFCCRLFVPVEHARIAYAWATLFEPADGQDPDLYTVQLPDHDETAIRVLPDDGFTAVLGSDYIGEAKKSFLRLFMYRIKQQGGLGLHAGSKRVRVRDDDGELRTVGQVFMGLSATGKSTLTSHGCWLEEPEDATMVQDDVCGLLPDGSVAGSEGGGLFIKTIGLDDEQPELYEAATDESAILENVAVDDDGTVHFDEDRYTSNSRAIIRRDDLESAAAEIDLDRLDQVFFITRNPLMPPIAKLDPAQAAVAFMLGESIETSAGDPSRAGESIRVVGTNPFIIGSEGEEGNAFHDLVDALEVDCYVINTGYLGEESKDIGVAESVTVLTEVARGTVEWTDDERTGLTIPRSIPGLDIDDYYVPDHVDDYDAALAELRADRRDYLERFDDLREELTDAVY; this is encoded by the coding sequence ATGTCCGAAACCGGGGCGGAGTCCCGTCCACTGGCCCGACGACTTCCCGATCCGACCACAGCGTCGAACGTCCGGTACGATCCGTCACTCGCAGAATTGCGCGAACTCGCCGCGCCCGAGGAGACGACGACCGAGTTCGGGTCTGCTTCCTACGTCAGCGAGGTTCGCTCGCGGAGCGCCGACCGGACGAAAAACGCCGTCGACGACGAGTTCGACGACCACGATCACGAGTTGATCGACGTCGCAGTCGACAGCACGGACGACACGGAGTTGCTCTGCGTCGACCGGCAGATGGGGCGACATCCGGAGGCGAGTTTCTGCTGTCGGCTCTTCGTTCCCGTCGAACACGCCCGAATCGCCTACGCGTGGGCGACGCTCTTCGAGCCGGCAGACGGACAGGACCCCGATCTCTACACCGTCCAGCTGCCGGACCACGACGAGACCGCGATCCGCGTCCTCCCCGACGACGGGTTCACCGCCGTGCTGGGCAGCGACTACATCGGCGAGGCCAAGAAGTCGTTCCTGCGGCTGTTCATGTATCGCATCAAGCAACAGGGCGGGCTCGGACTTCACGCGGGTAGCAAACGGGTTCGGGTCCGCGACGACGACGGCGAACTCCGGACCGTCGGCCAGGTGTTCATGGGCCTCTCCGCGACCGGCAAATCCACGCTGACGTCCCACGGCTGCTGGCTCGAGGAGCCCGAAGACGCCACCATGGTACAGGACGACGTTTGCGGTCTTCTCCCGGACGGCTCCGTCGCCGGCAGCGAGGGCGGGGGGCTGTTCATCAAGACGATCGGTCTCGACGACGAGCAACCCGAACTCTACGAGGCCGCGACCGACGAGTCCGCGATCCTCGAGAACGTCGCCGTCGACGACGACGGCACCGTCCACTTCGACGAGGACCGCTATACCTCGAACTCGCGGGCGATCATCCGACGCGACGACCTCGAGAGCGCGGCGGCGGAGATCGATCTCGACCGACTGGATCAGGTGTTTTTCATCACTCGAAACCCACTGATGCCGCCGATCGCCAAACTCGACCCAGCCCAAGCCGCCGTCGCGTTCATGCTCGGCGAGTCGATCGAGACCAGCGCGGGCGACCCGTCGCGAGCCGGCGAGTCGATTCGTGTCGTCGGGACGAACCCGTTCATCATCGGCTCCGAGGGCGAGGAAGGGAACGCGTTTCACGACCTCGTCGACGCCCTCGAGGTCGACTGTTACGTCATCAATACCGGGTATCTCGGCGAGGAATCGAAAGACATCGGCGTCGCCGAGTCCGTCACGGTTCTCACCGAGGTCGCTCGAGGGACCGTCGAGTGGACCGACGACGAGCGAACGGGACTGACGATCCCCCGATCGATCCCGGGACTCGACATCGACGACTACTACGTGCCCGACCACGTCGACGACTACGACGCCGCGCTCGCGGAACTGCGCGCCGATCGTCGTGACTACCTCGAGCGATTCGACGACCTCCGAGAGGAACTCACGGACGCCGTCTATTAA
- a CDS encoding HEWD family protein, whose product MSAQVRKPTARICEACGRGEQWDEELEAWQIAREDGEKQVGNPHCIHEWDITGTFTPVGASDS is encoded by the coding sequence ATGAGCGCACAGGTACGAAAACCGACCGCGAGAATCTGCGAAGCGTGCGGTCGCGGCGAACAGTGGGACGAAGAGCTCGAGGCCTGGCAGATCGCCCGCGAGGACGGCGAAAAACAGGTCGGCAATCCACACTGCATCCACGAGTGGGACATCACCGGCACGTTCACACCGGTCGGCGCGAGCGATAGCTAA